The Halomonas qaidamensis genome includes the window TGCTTGGCAGTCAGTGTTTCCTGGCTCTGGGTGACGGCCACACCCTCATCTGCATGACGAATGGCATCGCCGAGCAGCGTGGAAAGGGGGAGCGACTCTCCCCAACTAGCCGCTACTTTTAGCGCCTCTTGCCATCCACTAATAGTACCCGCCATGGTTAGCGCGGCCTTTGGGCCACGTTCAGGAATACTTGCTTCGCCAGCATAAAAATCGCTATTAGCAAGCCCCGCAGCGGGGCCGCAGGCATCAATAGCGATAGGGGCTTTACCGGGTTCGTGAATCAGCCAGAAACCATCACCCCCTAGCGCATTCATATGCGGGTACACCACGGCAATCGCAGCCGCTGCGGCGACCATCGCCTCTACTGCGTTGCCGCCTTGTTTCAACACATCACGCCCTGCGCTTGCAGCAAGATGGTGGGGGGCAACACAGCTGCCGCCATAACTACGTTGAGTGTGGAGCATCGTCCTTCCTTTGTTATTGATTAGGATTACCAGCCAATGGCGTCAGGTAGCCAAGTGGCAATGCTTGGAAATAGAAATACCAGTGCAACGGCTAAAAACTGCAGAGCTATAAAGGGGAGTGCGCCCTTATAAATATCCAGCGTAGAGACTTCTTTGGGTGCGACGCCCTTCAAAAAGAAGAGTGACCAGCCAAACGGCGGGGTAAGAAACGACGTTTGCAGTACCAAGCCCACCAATATGCCCAGCCACACCATATCGACTCCCATTTGTACAAAAAAGGGAAGAAAAAGAGGTAGGGCAATATAGCTAATTTCGATCCATTCCAGGAAAAAACCAAGCACGAACATCAATAGCAGCATAAACAGTAGTGCGCCTAGCTCGCCGCCGGGTACCCAATCAAACATACGCGCAACTAAGTGCTCTCCGCCCAAGCCGCGAAAGGCGAGACCAAACACTTGTGCGCTGATCAAAATAAAGAACACCATGGCAGAGATAACCAGGGTTGCCTTAGCGACATCGGTAAGCAATGTTAACGTCAAGCGGCCTGAACAGGCCACGAACAGTAAAGCACCAAGTGCACCCATGGCGGCGGCTTCGGTCGGTGCTGCAATACCACCAATAATCGAACCAAGCACGGCAAATACCAGACCAACCGGCGGACCCACAACGGTGACTACTTTAATGAGCAGCTGTTTTTTACTCAGTTGGGCGCGCTCTTCCGCAGGAATCGGAGGCATCATGCCAGGGTACAGCTGAGCAACCACTAAAATAGCAATAATATAAATACCTGCCAGTGCTAACCCCGGCACCATGGCGGCAGCAAACATAGTACCCACTGACTCACCTAAAATTTCCGCTAACAAAATCAGCACTAGGCTGGGCGGAATAATTTGCCCCAACGTCCCTGAAGCACAGATCATGCCGGTGGCCAACGTCTTAGGGTACCCGCGTCGCAGTAGGGTGGGCAGCGTGAGCAGGCCAAGCGTCACAATGGTTGCTCCAACAATGCCGGTTGCGGCTCCCAGTAGTACGCCGACAAAAATAATCGCCACACCCATGCCGCCAGAAAGTCCTCCAAACAGATGGCCGATCACATCAATCAACTCTTCAGCAAGCTTCGACTTTTCAAGCATCACTCCCATAAACACAAACAGCGGTATCGCCATAAAGGTGTAGTTGGTTACCACGCCGTAGATTCGTGAAGGCAGTAGGTTAAACAGCATCGGGCCAAAGCCTATATAGCCAAATATAAAGGCGGTGACGGCAATGCTGATAGCGACGGGAATACCGATTAAGAGCAGTACAAAAAAGGCAGCGATCATGCCGATCGCAAGCCATTCGTTAGGAGACATGTATTATTCACCTCGGCTAGGAAGGGCAAACCCTTGTCGTAGCGCATGGGCTAGGCCTTGTAGCGCAAGCAAAAGAAAACCAAACGGGATAAGGGCTTTAAGCAGCCAGCGTAGTGGCAGGCCGCCAGGGTTGGGCGAGGCTTCGCCGCGTAAGAAAGATTGCTCTACCCAGGGCAGTGTTAACCAAGCAATATAAAGCCCCATCATGAGCAGCAACAGGCCGCCAATCACTTCAATGACTCGCTGCAAAATGATAGGGAAGCGCTCGTAAAAGACATCCACACGTACTTGTTCACCAACAAACAGCAGATATGACATACCAAACAGCGCAATGGGCGAAATTAAATGCCACTGAAGTTCTTGCAGCCATACTGCGCCAACGCTGAACAAATAGCGCATCACCACATCGCCAGCCACTAACGCAACCAGCACCACGCAGAGCCAGGCAGCGATCCCGCCAAATAGCCGGACCACCGCCTCGATCCCGTGGACAATACGTTCCACGGTTTGCATATCAGACTCCAATGATGTCGTTTAACCAAGCGCGCTCACTAGCACCTGCCCAGCGATCATGGTTCGCTTTGAATGCCATGTAGCTATCGTGCACTTTGCGCACCATTGGGTCGGCATTAGCCTCGCTAGCTAACGTATCCATGGTGGCTTCCCGCAGCGCGTTGACGACTGGCTCAGGCAGCATGCTGGCCGTTACCCCATGGTTATCAACCAAGTCGGTCATGGCTTCGCCGTTAACGGCTTCTGACCACGTCACGCTCTCTAAACACGCAGCCATGCAGGCGCTTTTTACAATCATCTTCAGGTCGTCTGGCAGGGTGTCCCAGTGCTGTTTGGAAATTAGCAACTCACCGGTAGTGGAAGGTTCGTGCCAGCCAGTGGTGTGGTAGAACTTGGCCGCATTTTGTAACCCCATGCGTCGGTCTTGGTAAGGGCCAACAAATTCAGCGGCATCGATAACTCCACGCTCTAACGCAGGGAAAATCTCGCCACCGGGTAGTACTCGTGCATCCACGCCAAGAGCCGAGTACACCTTGCCAGCTAGCCCCGGCACGCGCATGCGAAGACCGTTTAGCTGGCCAATATCTTCAATAGGTTCTCTAAACCAGCCGGTCATTTGCACACCGGTATTGTTTAGGGGAAGGGCGATCATGCCGTAAGGCTCGTAGACTTCTTCCCATAGCTCTAAGCCACCGCCGTGGTAAAGCCATGCCATATGGCCCATAAAGCTCATGCCAAATGGCACTGTAGTGAAGTATTGCGCAGCAAAGGTGGTGCCAGACCAGAAATAGCTGTTGGCAGCGTTCATCTGAATAGTGCCGCTCTGTACGGCTTCAAAGCCTTCCAGTGCGGGAATCAGCTCGCCCGCAGAGAAGTGCTGAATCGTTAAGCGTCCGCCGGACATGGCATTAATTTTGGCGATGACATCGGTGGGGCTGCCAGGGCCTTCCACATAAAACGGCGAGCCTGGGCTGTAAGCATTCGTCATACGCCAGTTAAAACGCTCTGCGGGCTGTGCCTTAGCGATAGCAGGCGCACCCAGCACCAAGCCAGCAGTGGAAGAGAGGGCGGCGGTGGTAAGAAACTTTCGACGGGTAAAGGACATATAACACCTCATAGCTAGGGGAAGAGACTAGGAGAAAGAAACCGTGAGATCAGTTATGAGGTAGCAAAGGGTATGCCATAAAATCGATTTTATAGTAAATAAAAGATTTTTAGACGGTTTGTCGGCCTCCGTAATGGCAGAACAACTACTCACACCGCATTAGTAAGCCGTGAAGTATGTATTTATATGCACCTAAAAGAGGCGTATTGCACAAACGAAGCACTCTCTTTGAGCGTTTTTTGAGCGTGCAAAGGGTGTTAAGAAAGTGCTGTTGATGGCAGGTAAAAACGTTTCGATTTCAGAGTGCTTGACAGCACATTAAGGGCTGAGTAATATACGCGCCAC containing:
- a CDS encoding TRAP transporter large permease, giving the protein MSPNEWLAIGMIAAFFVLLLIGIPVAISIAVTAFIFGYIGFGPMLFNLLPSRIYGVVTNYTFMAIPLFVFMGVMLEKSKLAEELIDVIGHLFGGLSGGMGVAIIFVGVLLGAATGIVGATIVTLGLLTLPTLLRRGYPKTLATGMICASGTLGQIIPPSLVLILLAEILGESVGTMFAAAMVPGLALAGIYIIAILVVAQLYPGMMPPIPAEERAQLSKKQLLIKVVTVVGPPVGLVFAVLGSIIGGIAAPTEAAAMGALGALLFVACSGRLTLTLLTDVAKATLVISAMVFFILISAQVFGLAFRGLGGEHLVARMFDWVPGGELGALLFMLLLMFVLGFFLEWIEISYIALPLFLPFFVQMGVDMVWLGILVGLVLQTSFLTPPFGWSLFFLKGVAPKEVSTLDIYKGALPFIALQFLAVALVFLFPSIATWLPDAIGW
- a CDS encoding TRAP transporter small permease subunit, whose product is MQTVERIVHGIEAVVRLFGGIAAWLCVVLVALVAGDVVMRYLFSVGAVWLQELQWHLISPIALFGMSYLLFVGEQVRVDVFYERFPIILQRVIEVIGGLLLLMMGLYIAWLTLPWVEQSFLRGEASPNPGGLPLRWLLKALIPFGFLLLALQGLAHALRQGFALPSRGE
- a CDS encoding TRAP transporter substrate-binding protein; translated protein: MSFTRRKFLTTAALSSTAGLVLGAPAIAKAQPAERFNWRMTNAYSPGSPFYVEGPGSPTDVIAKINAMSGGRLTIQHFSAGELIPALEGFEAVQSGTIQMNAANSYFWSGTTFAAQYFTTVPFGMSFMGHMAWLYHGGGLELWEEVYEPYGMIALPLNNTGVQMTGWFREPIEDIGQLNGLRMRVPGLAGKVYSALGVDARVLPGGEIFPALERGVIDAAEFVGPYQDRRMGLQNAAKFYHTTGWHEPSTTGELLISKQHWDTLPDDLKMIVKSACMAACLESVTWSEAVNGEAMTDLVDNHGVTASMLPEPVVNALREATMDTLASEANADPMVRKVHDSYMAFKANHDRWAGASERAWLNDIIGV